Proteins from a genomic interval of Uloborus diversus isolate 005 chromosome 4, Udiv.v.3.1, whole genome shotgun sequence:
- the LOC129220530 gene encoding uncharacterized protein LOC129220530 isoform X1 — protein sequence MLSFATALCLIGTVLGHARLYDPPGRSSMWRFGFKNPANYDDSELWCGGIAKLWGKNKGQCGICGDAWDLPEPRPNEDGGKYGNGIIVRTYKSGQEITAKINVVANHFGFFEFKLCPVKAGVKADQACLDQHPIALADGSGYRFDLGSRRGIVEVNLRLPQGLKCERCVFQWHWKAANNWGVCEDGTGKLGCGPQEYFRGCADVKIE from the exons ATGTTGTCTTTCGCAACTGCCCTGTGCCTTATTGGTACCGTCCTAGGTCATGCCAGGTTGTACGATCCTCCTGGTAGGTCATCCATGTGGAGGTTTGGATTTAAGAACCCTGCCAACTACGATGACTCAGAACTGTGGTGCGGTGGAATAGCT AAACTTTGGGGAAAGAACAAAGGCCAATGCGGCATCTGTGGAGATGCTTGGGACCTTCCTGAACCAAGACCAAACGAGGATGGGGGCAAATACGGTAATGGAATCATTGTGAGGACATACAAATCTGGACAAGAAATCACAGCCAAGATTAATGTCGTTGCCAACCACTTTGGATTCTTCGAATTCAAGCTCTGTCCAGTGAAGGCCGGAGTGAAGGCAGACCAGGCTTGCCTGGATCAGCACCCCATCGCCTTAGCTGATGGATCTGGATACCGTTTCGATTTGGGTAGCAGGAGGGGGATTGTGGAAGTAAACTTGAGGTTGCCCCAGGGCCTCAAGTGTGAGAGATGCGTCTTCCAATGGCACTGGAAAGCAG CCAACAACTGGGGTGTTTGCGAAGACGGCACAGGAAAATTAGGCTGCGGACCTCAAGAATACTTCAGAGGGTGCGCAGATGTCAAGATCGAATAG
- the LOC129221404 gene encoding annulin-like gives MIFCPVVPSDNLVLPSDGWQSKLLSVGEDNSIQIEVTPTPTCIVGEWIVEVDTKVKKEREEQAKSLRHTSKQPIYILFNPWCKQDTVYMSESEHRKEYVLNEGGLIWRGTNNRLRPTVWNYGQFEKDVLECCCYLLGHISKLSIVSRADPVKVVRHISAVVNSPDDNGVLVGNWSGDYGGGQAPTFWGGSVAILQQYYKNKKPVKYGQCWVFSGVVTTVCRALGIPSRSVTNFASAHDTHNSLTIDYFYNEDGEPIEKLNIDSVWNFHVWNEVWMERPDLEPGGYSGWQAIDATPQEESDGLYRCGPASVAAIKRGEIQKGYDAPFVFAEVNADKVYWRYQGKNNPLKLISKKTEAIGQSISTKQVGSYERQDITNEYKHQEKSREEREVMLRALRQSGNAFSRYYLNDEFEDIHFDFQLKDDIVIGSPFNVKLTIRNRGLDKRTYTVKGVLAVHTVLYTGELKNAVKKERFEHRISEDAEPVEVIMNVSFEEYEKLLVDQGSFNMIAMAHVEETGFDYFAQDDFRVRKPDIKIEVEGDTSQGEEFKVKAQLKNPLPKPLRKGRFVIEGPGLGQPLELRVNGEVAPSGAAEVVCKMRPKTAGEKNIVAKFWSRELDDVDGYHIINVKARPEPEIVKPTENDLTN, from the exons ATGATCTTCTGTCCAGTTGTGCCCTCAGATaatttagtgctgccatctgacGGATGGCAGTCCAAACTCTTGAGCGTTGGAGAAGATAATTCGATACAAATCGAA GTAACTCCCACTCCAACTTGCATAGTCGGAGAGTGGATTGTCGAAGTCGATACAAAAGTGAAAAAGGAACGGGAAGAGCAAGCTAAGTCTTTGAGGCACACATCCAAGCAACcaatttatatattatttaatcCTTGGTGCAAAC AGGACACCGTATACATGAGTGAAAGTGAACACAGGAAAGAATATGTTCTTAATGAAGGAGGTCTGATTTGGAGAGGAACAAATAATAGGCTGAGACCTACAGTTTGGAATTATGGACAG tttgaaaaagaCGTTCTTGAATGTTGTTGTTATTTATTGGGCcatatttcaaaactttcaatcgTGTCTCGAGCAGATCCAGTCAAAGTTGTGCGACATATATCTGCTGTG GTGAACTCTCCAGACGACAACGGAGTGTTAGTTGGTAACTGGTCAGGTGACTATGGTGGTGGCCAAGCTCCTACATTTTGGGGTGGAAGTGTGGCGATACTACAGCAATATTACAAAAACAAGAAGCCAGTTAAGTATGGTCAGTGCTGGGTCTTCTCCGGTGTTGTAACAACAG TTTGCAGGGCGCTTGGTATTCCCTCCCGAAGCGTGACCAACTTTGCCTCTGCTCACGATACGCACAACAGTCTTACGATCGACTATTTCTACAACGAAGATGGTGAACCTATAGAAAAGCTGAACATCGACTCTGTATG gaatttccATGTTTGGAATGAAGTTTGGATGGAAAGGCCGGATTTGGAGCCAGGCGGATACTCTGGATGGCAAGCTATCGATGCCACTCCTCAAGAAGAATCTGACG GCTTATATCGCTGCGGTCCTGCCAGTGTTGCAGCCATCAAACGAGGGGAAATTCAGAAAGGTTATGATGCACCTTTCGTGTTTGCAGAAGTAAATGCTGATAAAGTATACTGGAGGTATCAGGGAAAAAACAATCCGCTGAAACTCATCAGTAAAAAAACGGAAGC aATTGGCCAGTCTATAAGCACAAAACAAGTTGGTTCATATGAGAGACAAGATATAACAAACGAATACAAGCACCAAGAAa aAAGTCGGGAGGAGAGAGAAGTGATGTTGAGAGCCTTAAGGCAAAGTGGAAATGCGTTCTCGAGGTACTACTTAAATGACGAATTTGAAGATATCCATTTCGATTTTCAACTAAAGGACGATATCGTCATCGGATCTCCATTCAAT GTTAAACTCACTATCAGAAACAGAGGTTTAGATAAGAGAACCTATACTGTAAAAGGTGTGTTAGCAGTTCATACAGTACTTTACACAGGAGAGCTGAAGAATGCAgtgaaaaaagaaagatttgaGCACAGGATATCGGAAGATGCTG AACCCGTTGAAGTGATAATGAATGTATCATTTGAAGAATACGAGAAACTTTTAGTGGATCAAGGCTCATTTAACATGATTGCCATGGCCCATGTGGAGGAAACTGGCTTCGACTATTTTGCACAAGATGACTTCAGAGTGAGGAAGCCCGACATAAAAATCGAG GTCGAAGGAGATACAAGCCAGGGAGAAGAATTTAAAGTAAAAGCTCAACTGAAAAATCCCTTACCAAAACCACTGAGAAAAGGTCGCTTCGTTATAGAAGGCCCGGGATTAGGACAGCCATTGGAACTCAGAGTGAATGG GGAAGTGGCGCCGAGCGGAGCTGCTGAAGTCGTCTGCAAAATGCGACCGAAGACCGCTGGTGAAAAGAATATCGTCGCCAAATTCTGGTCGAGAGAACTTGATGACGTAGATGGATATCACATCATAAATGTTAAAGCAAGACCAGAGCCAGAAATTGTGAAACCGACTGAAAATGATCTTACAAATTAA
- the LOC129220530 gene encoding uncharacterized protein LOC129220530 isoform X2 produces MLALVLSLCFLGSAWGHARLQDPPGRSSMWRFGFDNPPNYIDHQLWCGGIQKLWGKNKGQCGICGDAWDLPEPRPNEDGGKYGNGIIVRTYKSGQEITAKINVVANHFGFFEFKLCPVKAGVKADQACLDQHPIALADGSGYRFDLGSRRGIVEVNLRLPQGLKCERCVFQWHWKAANNWGVCEDGTGKLGCGPQEYFRGCADVKIE; encoded by the exons ATGTTGGCTTTGGTTCTGTCGCTGTGCTTTCTGGGATCTGCCTGGGGCCATGCCAGACTGCAGGACCCTCCAGGCCGGTCTTCCATGTGGAGGTTCGGTTTTGACAATCCTCCAAACTATATCGATCATCAACTCTGGTGCGGAGGAATACAA AAACTTTGGGGAAAGAACAAAGGCCAATGCGGCATCTGTGGAGATGCTTGGGACCTTCCTGAACCAAGACCAAACGAGGATGGGGGCAAATACGGTAATGGAATCATTGTGAGGACATACAAATCTGGACAAGAAATCACAGCCAAGATTAATGTCGTTGCCAACCACTTTGGATTCTTCGAATTCAAGCTCTGTCCAGTGAAGGCCGGAGTGAAGGCAGACCAGGCTTGCCTGGATCAGCACCCCATCGCCTTAGCTGATGGATCTGGATACCGTTTCGATTTGGGTAGCAGGAGGGGGATTGTGGAAGTAAACTTGAGGTTGCCCCAGGGCCTCAAGTGTGAGAGATGCGTCTTCCAATGGCACTGGAAAGCAG CCAACAACTGGGGTGTTTGCGAAGACGGCACAGGAAAATTAGGCTGCGGACCTCAAGAATACTTCAGAGGGTGCGCAGATGTCAAGATCGAATAG